A single genomic interval of Pyrus communis chromosome 7, drPyrComm1.1, whole genome shotgun sequence harbors:
- the LOC137740090 gene encoding inactive TPR repeat-containing thioredoxin TTL3-like isoform X1, whose translation MPHTIAKSLQEMGFDSLTNRFRDSLSYNDTTTATKDHSNKPDVKQLDLGSPVSPLMTRSSANGSNGVGHSGGAAVTSSSCSSGTSSGSVSSKTSNTQLGRRSDSKPKNHSGELSVSSETSPRASEAVRSGTTPRNWKPVHRRSVSAGPPLIYSGGSFNTSFSTNANSNTNTATSSSSASMASTTTVFPSGNICPSGKIAKSGLVCRGTNKTDVLGSGGGNYGHGSIVRGGGGGANGGESAMAKRATGNSDPEEVKKSANELYRRGQFLEALALYDRAISLSPDNAAYRSNRAAALTALGRLPEAVRECEEAVRLDPGYGRAHQRLGSLYLRFGLVENAYHHLCIPGQRPDQSELQKLKSLEKHLKQCEDARKLGDWKSVLRESEAAIATGAESSPQLVACKVEALLKLHQLEDAESSLADIPKFENYPPYLQTKLFGMLVEAYVLYVRAQVEMALGRFENAVAAVEKAGLIDYSNVEVMRVSNKVKKVANARSQGNDLFSSGRFAEACSAYGEGLKYDSSNSVLYCNRAVCRSKLGQWEQSVEDCNQALKIQPNYIKALLRRAVSNEKLERWEEAVRDYEALRRDLPGDNEVAESLHRARVALNKSRGEEFHNVKFDGEVEEVSSLDKFKAAVSSPGVSVVHFKVESNEQCAQISPFINMLCVRYPYVHFFKVDVEESLSVAKAESIRTVPAFKIYKNGEKVKEMVRPSHQFLEESVRSCNL comes from the exons ATGCCTCACACCATTGCCAAATCTCTGCAAGAAATGGGCTTTGATTCCCTCACGAACCGATTCCGTGACTCACTGAGTTACAACgacaccaccaccgccaccaagGACCACAGCAACAAGCCAGATGTCAAACAGCTCGATCTGGGTTCGCCCGTCTCGCCATTGATGACTCGGAGTTCAGCCAATGGCAGCAATGGAGTCGGCCACAGTGGTGGGGCAGCAGTAACCAGTTCAAGCTGCAGTTCGGGTACTTCTTCTGGTTCAGTTTCGAGCAAAACCAGCAATACCCAGCTGGGCAGAAGATCGGATTCCAAACCCAAGAACCACTCCGGCGAGCTCTCGGTTTCGTCCGAAACAAGCCCGAGAGCCTCCGAGGCGGTCCGATCCGGTACGACGCCGAGGAATTGGAAGCCGGTTCACCGGAGATCGGTGTCTGCTGGACCCCCATTGATCTACTCTGGTGGAAGCTTCAATACCAGCTTCAGTACTAATGCGAATAGTAATACTAATACAgcaacttcatcttcttctgctTCAATGGCGTCGACCACCACTGTTTTTCCGAGTGGCAACATTTGCCCATCTGGGAAAATCGCCAAGTCTGGATTGGTCTGCAGAGGAACCAACAAGACCGATGTTTTGGGGTCTGGCGGTGGCAACTATGGCCACGGTAGCATAGTCAGAGGAGGCGGTGGGGGTGCGAATGGCGGCGAGTCTGCGATGGCAAAGAGGGCAACTGGGAACTCTGATCCAGAGGAGGTGAAGAAATCTGCCAATGAGCTTTATAGAAGAGGCCAGTTTCTTGAGGCATTGGCATTGTATGATCGTGCCATATCCTTGTCTCCGGACAATGCTGCCTACCGGAGTAACCGTGCTGCAGCGTTAACAGCGCTGGGGAGACTTCCGGAGGCAGTGAGGGAGTGTGAGGAGGCTGTCAGGTTGGACCCTGGTTATGGGAGGGCGCATCAGCGCTTGGGTTCTCTTTATCTTCG TTTTGGGCTAGTTGAAAATGCCTACCATCACCTCTGTATTCCTGGGCAACGGCCGGATCAGTCTGAGTTGCAGAAGTTGAAGTCATTGGAGAAGCATCTGAAACAATGTGAAGATGCCCGTAAGCTTGGCGATTGGAAAAGTGTGCTAAGGGAATCTGAGGCAGCCATAGCAACTGGAGCAGAGTCCTCTCCTCAG CTTGTTGCTTGTAAAGTTGAAGCTCTACTGAAGCTACATCAGCTCGAAGATGCAGAATCTAGCCTAGCAGATATACccaagtttgaaaattaccctcCTTACTTGCAAACCAAACTCTTTGGCATGCTTGTTGAAGCTTATGTTCTGTATGTCAGAGCCCAGGTTGAGATGGCATTAGGAAG GTTTGAGAATGCAGTAGCAGCGGTCGAGAAGGCTGGACTGATTGACTACAGTAATGTTGAAGTAATGAGGGTTTCGAATAAAGTGAAGAAGGTCGCAAATGCTCGTTCTCAGGGTAATGATCTTTTTAGCTCTGGAAGATTTGCTGAAGCCTGCTCCGCTTATGGGGAGGGCCTCAAATACGATAGTTCCAACTCTGTTCTCTATTGCAATAGAGCAGTCTGTCGGTCCAAGCTCGGACAATGGGAACAGTCTGTTGAAGACTGCAACCAAGCCCTAAAGATTCAACCTAATTACATCAAAGCTCTTCTTCGAAGGGCTGTCTCAAATGAAAAG CTTGAACGATGGGAAGAGGCAGTGAGAGATTATGAGGCCTTAAGGAGGGACCTTCCTGGAGACAATGAGGTTGCTGAGTCTCTACACCGGGCACGAGTTGCATTAAACAAGTCTCGTGGAGAGGAATTTCATAATGTGAAGTTTGATGGTGAAGTGGAAGAAGTCTCTAGTTTGGATAAATTTAAAGCTGCGGTATCATCACCCG GTGTTTCCGTCGTCCATTTCAAAGTTGAATCCAACGAGCAATGCGCACAAATATCGCCATTCATAAACATGCTTTGTGTTCGATATCCGTACGTTCACTTTTTTAAG GTGGACGTAGAGGAGAGCTTATCCGTAGCAAAAGCGGAGAGCATAAGGACCGTTCCAGcgtttaaaatttacaaaaatggagaaaaggtgAAGGAGATGGTCCGTCCAAGCCATCAATTCCTGGAAGAATCGGTGAGAAGCTGCAATCTCTAG
- the LOC137740090 gene encoding inactive TPR repeat-containing thioredoxin TTL3-like isoform X2, protein MPHTIAKSLQEMGFDSLTNRFRDSLSYNDTTTATKDHSNKPDVKQLDLGSPVSPLMTRSSANGSNGVGHSGGAAVTSSSCSSGTSSGSVSSKTSNTQLGRRSDSKPKNHSGELSVSSETSPRASEAVRSGTTPRNWKPVHRRSVSAGPPLIYSGGSFNTSFSTNANSNTNTATSSSSASMASTTTVFPSGNICPSGKIAKSGLVCRGTNKTDVLGSGGGNYGHGSIVRGGGGGANGGESAMAKRATGNSDPEEVKKSANELYRRGQFLEALALYDRAISLSPDNAAYRSNRAAALTALGRLPEAVRECEEAVRLDPGYGRAHQRLGSLYLRFGLVENAYHHLCIPGQRPDQSELQKLKSLEKHLKQCEDARKLGDWKSVLRESEAAIATGAESSPQLVACKVEALLKLHQLEDAESSLADIPKFENYPPYLQTKLFGMLVEAYVLYVRAQVEMALGRFENAVAAVEKAGLIDYSNVEVMRVSNKVKKVANARSQGNDLFSSGRFAEACSAYGEGLKYDSSNSVLYCNRAVCRSKLGQWEQSVEDCNQALKIQPNYIKALLRRAVSNEKLERWEEAVRDYEALRRDLPGDNEVAESLHRARVALNKSRGEEFHNVKFDGEVEEVSSLDKFKAAVSSPGVSVVHFKVESNEQCAQISPFINMLCVRYPYVHFFKFVV, encoded by the exons ATGCCTCACACCATTGCCAAATCTCTGCAAGAAATGGGCTTTGATTCCCTCACGAACCGATTCCGTGACTCACTGAGTTACAACgacaccaccaccgccaccaagGACCACAGCAACAAGCCAGATGTCAAACAGCTCGATCTGGGTTCGCCCGTCTCGCCATTGATGACTCGGAGTTCAGCCAATGGCAGCAATGGAGTCGGCCACAGTGGTGGGGCAGCAGTAACCAGTTCAAGCTGCAGTTCGGGTACTTCTTCTGGTTCAGTTTCGAGCAAAACCAGCAATACCCAGCTGGGCAGAAGATCGGATTCCAAACCCAAGAACCACTCCGGCGAGCTCTCGGTTTCGTCCGAAACAAGCCCGAGAGCCTCCGAGGCGGTCCGATCCGGTACGACGCCGAGGAATTGGAAGCCGGTTCACCGGAGATCGGTGTCTGCTGGACCCCCATTGATCTACTCTGGTGGAAGCTTCAATACCAGCTTCAGTACTAATGCGAATAGTAATACTAATACAgcaacttcatcttcttctgctTCAATGGCGTCGACCACCACTGTTTTTCCGAGTGGCAACATTTGCCCATCTGGGAAAATCGCCAAGTCTGGATTGGTCTGCAGAGGAACCAACAAGACCGATGTTTTGGGGTCTGGCGGTGGCAACTATGGCCACGGTAGCATAGTCAGAGGAGGCGGTGGGGGTGCGAATGGCGGCGAGTCTGCGATGGCAAAGAGGGCAACTGGGAACTCTGATCCAGAGGAGGTGAAGAAATCTGCCAATGAGCTTTATAGAAGAGGCCAGTTTCTTGAGGCATTGGCATTGTATGATCGTGCCATATCCTTGTCTCCGGACAATGCTGCCTACCGGAGTAACCGTGCTGCAGCGTTAACAGCGCTGGGGAGACTTCCGGAGGCAGTGAGGGAGTGTGAGGAGGCTGTCAGGTTGGACCCTGGTTATGGGAGGGCGCATCAGCGCTTGGGTTCTCTTTATCTTCG TTTTGGGCTAGTTGAAAATGCCTACCATCACCTCTGTATTCCTGGGCAACGGCCGGATCAGTCTGAGTTGCAGAAGTTGAAGTCATTGGAGAAGCATCTGAAACAATGTGAAGATGCCCGTAAGCTTGGCGATTGGAAAAGTGTGCTAAGGGAATCTGAGGCAGCCATAGCAACTGGAGCAGAGTCCTCTCCTCAG CTTGTTGCTTGTAAAGTTGAAGCTCTACTGAAGCTACATCAGCTCGAAGATGCAGAATCTAGCCTAGCAGATATACccaagtttgaaaattaccctcCTTACTTGCAAACCAAACTCTTTGGCATGCTTGTTGAAGCTTATGTTCTGTATGTCAGAGCCCAGGTTGAGATGGCATTAGGAAG GTTTGAGAATGCAGTAGCAGCGGTCGAGAAGGCTGGACTGATTGACTACAGTAATGTTGAAGTAATGAGGGTTTCGAATAAAGTGAAGAAGGTCGCAAATGCTCGTTCTCAGGGTAATGATCTTTTTAGCTCTGGAAGATTTGCTGAAGCCTGCTCCGCTTATGGGGAGGGCCTCAAATACGATAGTTCCAACTCTGTTCTCTATTGCAATAGAGCAGTCTGTCGGTCCAAGCTCGGACAATGGGAACAGTCTGTTGAAGACTGCAACCAAGCCCTAAAGATTCAACCTAATTACATCAAAGCTCTTCTTCGAAGGGCTGTCTCAAATGAAAAG CTTGAACGATGGGAAGAGGCAGTGAGAGATTATGAGGCCTTAAGGAGGGACCTTCCTGGAGACAATGAGGTTGCTGAGTCTCTACACCGGGCACGAGTTGCATTAAACAAGTCTCGTGGAGAGGAATTTCATAATGTGAAGTTTGATGGTGAAGTGGAAGAAGTCTCTAGTTTGGATAAATTTAAAGCTGCGGTATCATCACCCG GTGTTTCCGTCGTCCATTTCAAAGTTGAATCCAACGAGCAATGCGCACAAATATCGCCATTCATAAACATGCTTTGTGTTCGATATCCGTACGTTCACTTTTTTAAG TTTGTTGTTTGA
- the LOC137740700 gene encoding uncharacterized protein encodes MPIKDGYRPVKQAPRRMSKEIEGKVKEEIEKLKSIGSLLAQNNEGGKAQVVYYLIKILTEVETRYTPVEKLRLALYFIACKLRHYMLPCHILIIAKIDVIRYMLSKPTLIGRIEKWILALSEFSFQYVPHRAIKGQAIADFLSEHQDFKKELVNILGTLEVASLWISPSKNHSGKEEWIQQEVRRITSLWITPWKLYFDGSCTQHAAGAGIVIIDLKGIQHCYLFLLDYQDTTNNKAEYEALIIGLEILIELGETEVEIYDDS; translated from the exons ATGCCTATCAAAGATGGGTACAGACCTGTGAAGCAAGCACCAAGAAGAATGTCGAAGGAAATAGAAGGGAAAGTCAAGGAAGAGATTGAGAAGTTG AAGTCAATAGGGAGTTTATTGGCACAAAATAATGAAGGTGGGAAGGCGCAAGTAGTATATTACCTCATTAAGATCCTTACTGAGGTAGAAACAAGATATACCCCAGTTGAAAAGCTACGCTTAGCTTTATACTTCATTGCCTGCAAATTGAGGCATTACATGTTGCCTTGCCACATCCTTATAATTGCCAAGATTGATGTGATCAGGTACATGCTGTCTAAACCAACGCTAATTGGAAGAATTGAGAAGTGGATTCTAGCACTATCAGAGTTCAGTTTTCAATATGTGCCTCATAGGGCAATAAAGGGACAAGCAATTGCAGACTTCCTGTCCGAGCACCAAGACTTTAAGAAGGAACTTGTCAACATCTTAGGAACTCTGGAAGTGGCCAGCCTTTGGATCTCACCTAGTAAAAATCACTCGGGCAAGGAAGAATGGATCCAGCAAGAAGTACGGAGAATAACTAGCCTATGGATCACTCCCTGGAAGTTATATTTTGATGGGTCTTGCACTCAACATGCTGCAGGAGCTGGGATTGTCATCATTGATCTGAAGGGAATCCAGCATTGCTACTTATTCCTTCTGGATTACCAAGATACTACCAACAACAAGGCAGAGTATGAGGCATTGATCATTGGCTTAGAAATCCTAATAGAGTTGGGGGAAACTGAGGTAGAAATATATGATGATTCATAG